The Camelina sativa cultivar DH55 chromosome 16, Cs, whole genome shotgun sequence sequence GGTGTGGTGTTACCGTGTGCGGTAAGGAGGAGAAGGAAAGGCTTGTGCTTGTAGACTTGTGTCTCTCTGCGCAATTCGGTAACTCTAcgatcatctttcttctttctctttcatttttctcgaagcgtttttttttttttccttctgtaaaATTCTTATCTCGGAGCGCCGTAATGTGAATTTAATCTGAGGATTAAGTTAAGATCGacttcattgtttcttttttttttctcgatttttttttgctttgattgttCCTCTACTTGCTTAGATCTACTTCTTTTACTTGAGattgtctttttgtttgctttgattGAAGTGTTCTTGAAATTATAAGATGtggttttcttgatttttaaaaaagatcaaaaaaggatttatttttatttctgcCCTGTAGCTAAATTTTAACATGAATCCTCAAATTCGTGGACTTGTTTGTTTTACCCAAATTCTCAAACCCTTTTAGTTTTGGTGAAATTGCGTTTGCTTTCGAGATGCACAGTGTGGTGATCTATTTAGCtactaagttttttttggtgttgggTTTGATGAAGCTCTGGCAAAATTATAAACCATGGTTGGAGGAAGTAGTGCACAGAAGCTAACTACGAATGATGCACTTGCATATCTCAAAGCTGTCAAGGATAAGTTTCAAGATAAACGTGAGAAGTACGATGAGTTTCTTGAGGTTATGAAAGATTTTAAAGCTCAGAGNNNNNNNNNNNNNNNNNNNNNNNNNNNNNNNNNNNNNNNNNNNNNNNNNNNNNNNNNNNNNNNNNNNNNNNNNNNNNNNNNNNNNNNNNNNNNNNNNNNNNNNNNNNNNNNNNNNNNNNNNNNNNNNNNNNNNNNNNNNNNNNNNNNNNNNNNNNNNNNNNNNNNNNNNNNNNNNNNNNNNNNNNNNNNNNNNNNNNNNNNNNNNNNNNNNNNNNNNNNNNNNNNNNNNNNNNNNNNNNNNNNNNNNNNNNNNNNNNNNNNNNNNNNNNNNNNNNNNNNNNNNNNNNNNNNNNNNNNNNNNNNNNNNNNNNNNNNNNNNNNNNNNNNNNNNNNNNNNNNNNNNNNNNNNNNNNNNNNNNNNNNNNNNNNNNNNNNNNNNNNNNNNNNNNNNNNNNNNNNNNNNNNNNNNNNNNNNNNNNNNNNNNNNNNNNNNNNNNNNNNNNNNNNNNNNNNNNNNNNNNNNNNNNNNNNNNNNNNNNNNNNNNNNNNNNNNNNNNNNNNNNNNNNNNNNNNNNNNAACAGGGAATTGATTTTGGGGTTTAATACTTTCTTGCCAAAAGGTTTCGAGATAACTCTCTTACCTGAGGATGACCAACCTACGCCTAAGAAGCCTGTTGAGTTTGAGGAAGCTATTAGTTTTGTCAACAAGATTAAGGtagtttaattttttgattgtgGTGCATTTATCTTTGCTACTTGCTTCTTAACTATTGTTATATCTGCAGACAAGGTTTCAAGGCGATGATCGTGTATACAAATCATTTTTAGACATTTTGAACATGTATAGAAAGGAAAACAAGTCCATTACTGAGGTCTACCATGaggtgtgtgtttgtgtgtagCCATTTGTGGTATAGTGTTTTGGTTTCCCTTCTTGTCTTAGTTTGATATTGTTTATCTTGTAGGTGGCTATCCTTTTCCGGGACCATCACGATTTGTTTGGGGAGTTCACTCACTTTCTCCCTGATACTTCAGCAACTGCCTCTACTAATGATTCTTTAAAAATCCCATTACGTGATAGAGGCATTAAGTCTTTTCCCACCATGCGTCAAATAGATCTTGATAAGGTTAATTTCactattgttttctttaaatagtttttttcacTAGGCTTACTGTGCAATCGAAAATTTCAATTCTTAGACGTATCACTTGTTACAGAAGGACCGGATCGTTACTTCGCATCCTGACCGTGCCCTGAAAACCGAACATATGGACGTAGACCATGAAAGGCCTTTGTTGaaagaaagtaaagaagaagtGAGACGCATTGACAAAAAGAATGATTACATGGATGAAAGAGACAGGAAAGATTTCAGAGGTATTGAACACGATAGCCAGAAAGATCATTTCCTAAACAAAAAGAAGCTGACACTTAGGGATGATGATTCTGCTGAAGTGTCCAATCATGCCATTCCCAGTTCATCTACTTATGATGAAAAAGGTGCTACGAATAGCAGATCTCTCgttttcctttattttataCGTCTGAGTTAGTTAGGAGTGAGTTCGTGCTACATCGATCTGCGAGTCTTGTGTTCTTAAATTTGACTGATGTGATGACAGGTCATAGCCAAGAACTTGCTTTTGTTGATAGAGTGAAGGCAAAGCTTGATACCGCTGACAACCAGGAGTTCTTGCGATGTCTTAATCTCTATTCAAAGGAGATCATCAGCCAACCAGAACTGCAGTCTTTGGTATGTTTTTTTGCTGACTTATATTTTCTCACTGCATTGTTAAATTGGGGAAGATTAGTCAATTTGCCTATCATTGACTCATTCACAAATATTCTTGGTTATTAGGTGAGAAATTTAATTGGAGTATATCCAGACCTTATGGATGCCTTCAGAGTCTTTTTGGCACAGTGTGACAAGAATGGTAATTTGCTAAACTTGTGCTCTTTCTCTTCTTACATTCGCCGGTTAATGGTTAAAATTTTGACCCTTTTTGTATTCTTTTCTGCAGATGGATTACTTTCTGGTATTGTGTCTAAGAGTAAGTCTAGCAATTTTTTATAACATAGGTCTGATGTTTTCTCTCCAGACGTATTGAATTGACTCTAACCATTAAATTTCTACAACTACAGAATCGTTGTGGAGTGAAGGCAAATGTCCTCAACCTACCAAGTCACAGGACATAGAAACAGACCGAGAACGTGAGAAGATTCAAAGGTATAGAGAAAGAGACCGCGAAAAGGAGAGGCTTGAAAAGGCAGCAGCGAGTCAAAAATGGGCTAAACCTATCAGTGAACTAGATCTCTCAAACTGTGAACAATGCACACCTAGTTATCGTTTACTTCCAAAGAATGTATGGTGCTACAGTTCATCATGCCAAATCTACTCCACttggttaattttttgttgCTTCATTAGTTACATGTGCATATATTGTTTTCCTGCAGTACCCAATTCCTATAGCAAGCCAAAAAATGGAGATTGGTAGCCAAGTGCTTAATGATCATTGGGTCTCTGTCACTTCAGGAAGTGAAGACTATTCATTTAAACACATGCGCAAGAACCAATACGAAGAGAGCCTATTTAAATGTGAAGATGACAGGTTAGTGATTAATGTATACTAATGTCATGTTATGTTGGTAATCTCAAAATCTGACTGTCTTCTGTTATTTGTTGAGTAAATATTTGTATGTTGCTGTTCTTTAGGTTTGAGCTTGACATGTTATTAGAGTCTGTGGTGTCGGCTACGAATCGAGTGGAAGAGTTATTAGCAAAGATGAATAGTAATGAATTGAAAACCGACACTCCCATCTGTATCGAGGATCACCTCACAGGTATACATATAAAGCTGGCATGAACAACAACATCATAAATATTGAGCTCATCTCTTATAGCAGAACTGATCTGAATTGATGCATCTTGTTTTGTTAATCGTATTGTAGCTCTAAACCTAAGATGCATAGAACGGTTATACGGTGACCACGGCCTTGATGTGTTGGATTTGTTAAGGAAGAATGCATATCTTGCTTTACCCGTAATACTGACACGTCTGAAACAGAAGCAAGAAGAATGGTCAAGGTGTCGTACTGAGTTTAACAAAGTCTGGGCTGACATATATACAAAGAACTACCACAGATCACTTGATCATCGCAGTTTTTATTTCAAACAGCAGGATTCAAAGAATCTGagcacaaaaggttttttttctcgTTACTCATTTATATTATAAGAGAAAATGCTCTAAGTGAAATCTACTTACAATAGTATTGTTCACTGCAGCGTTGCTGGCAGAGATAAAAGAGATCTCTGAAAAGAATCGAACTGAAGATGATGCACTTCTTGCTCTTGCGGCTGGAAATAGACGAACAATTTCTTCCAATATGAGTTTTGATTATCAAGATCCTGATCTTCACGAAGATCTGTATCAGCTGATCAAGTACTCATGTGGAGAAATGTGTTCAACAGAACAGTTAGATAAAGTAATGAAGGTATGGACAGAGTTTTTGGAACCATTATTTGGTGTTCCTTCTCGCCCTCAAGGTGCTGAAGACCGACAAGATGCTGTCAAGTCTACGAACCAGAATTCAAAAAGTGGTAGTGCAAGCGAGGGCAGTCCTCAAAATGGAACTAGTGTTGCCAACTCTATGCGGTTAAATGGCCCTCAAAAAGTCAATGATACTAATCAAGTGCGGCAAGCTagtgatttggataaagatgtTACTTCTTCTAAGACCTCAGATGCATGTGACAATACTCAAAATGATAAAATGCCGAAGAATCTAACTAAACCTGACGAAAGACCCGAAACCAAACAAGCTGTTTCTATTGAACGTGCGCATAACTCAAATGCACCGCCTGTGGATGGGTTGCTACCTCAAAGGAATGGAAAAACCAGCATTGTATCCATTACAGGTAAACACTTTTAATTTTGCTTGATAAGAGTACTCTTGGAATTTTTCACGTTGTAAGATGAATAGTATCATTTCCTCTTTTACATGACCAGGGCTTAGCGGTAGTAATCCAAAGCCTAGTGCTTTAACCAGTGGAATGGAGATGGAGTTGAAGCCGAATCATGTGAATGGCCCACGGTTAGAGGTATTGTTGCGCAATGGAGAACTTGTGTAATTCTTGTATCTTGCAAATATATGAAATGTTGATCTGAAATATATGATATTCTACTTACTCATTCCACAGATTGGTGAAAACGGAGTAATTCTAAATGGGACATTGGCAGaaatatcaaataatcaaagatCTAACGAAGGGTTCGCTGGACAAACCAAAGTCGAAAGAGAGGAGGGTGAACTTTCCCCAACTGGAGAGTTTGAGGAAGATAACTTTGCAGTTCATGCAGAGAATGAGTTGGAGACTCTCAGCAAAATTAAGGAGAATGATGATGCTAATGCAGATGATGAAGGTGATGCAAGTGCCCCAAGATCATCAGATGGCAGTGGAAACACATCTCAGAACGGTGATGTTTCTGGAACTGACTCAGGTGATGGTGAAGATTGTTATCGTGAAGATGATATGGATCATAATAATAAAGCAGAAAGTGAAGGAGAAGCTGAAGAAGGTATGTCTGATGCCCATGATGGTGCTGAAGGAGATAAGCCTGTGCTGTCCATGTCAATAAGAAACATGCTGCATGTGAAACCTCTTGCAAAGTATGTCCCTCCAGCTTTGCGCGATAAGGACAAAGATGATTCTCGAAAGAACTCCAAAGTCTTTTATGGGAATGATTCTTTCTATGTTCTTTTCAGGCTTCATCAGGtaaaacatatcattttttcaatCTGCATATCAATGAGGCTAGAATCTTTCGTGAGGCTGACTTTTGCGGTTACTCTCTCTATACAGATTTTGTATGACAGAGTGTTATCAGCAAAGATCAACTCATCATCTCCAGAAAAAAAGTGGAAGACATCAAATTCAACAAACCCTGCTGATTCGTACGCCAGGTGACTAACCCTTGCAATTATTTCATGCAACTGCTACAGTAATATGTGTTGCTGCTTACACATCTAGTTGGAACAGATTCATGAATGCTCTCTACAATTTACTCGATGGTACATCTGATAATTCCAAGTTTGAAGATGATTGCCGAGCAATAATTGGGACTCAGTCATATATTCTTTTCACATTGGACAAACTGATCTATAAGCTCATCAAGCATGTAAGTTTTCCTTTTGGATGGACAGTCTTgatctctttatttattattcttcaCTTGTGGTTTTAACTGACCATTGTGGATCCTCCAGCTCCAGGTAGTAGCCGCTGATGAGATGGACAACAGATTACAACAGTTATATGCTTATGAAAAATCCAGAAAGCCTGAAAAGTTTCTTGATGCTGTTTATTATGAAAATACTCGTGTTCTTCTTCCAGATGAGGATATTTACCGCATTGAATGTGTAAGTATTTTTTACCCTTGCACAGTTTGGACAAAGCAAGCTTATGACCGAGGAACTTCATAAGTTATGTATcttcttgcatttttatttctgCAGGACCTATCAACACCAACCAAACTCTCTATTCAGCTTCTGGACTACGGACATGATAAGCTCGATGTGACATCCATATCCATGGACCCGACTTTTGCAACTTACCTCCACAATGTGTTCCTTTCCGATCAACCTAATGCGAAAGAGAGTCCTCGAATCTATTTAAAACGGTAAGTCAAGAAAATTAACTAAGTACTATCTCATCTTAAAACTAAAGGGGACACAAATCAGatgaactcttttttttcctcccaGGAATAAGCGTAAAAATGGTGGTAACAGTGAACTATGCACCACGGATGAAGTTAAAACTATTAACGGTTTGGAATGTAAGATAACCTGTAGTTCTTCAAAGGTACAGTCTCTTTTCCTGATTACCactgtgagtttccactttaaGCTTGTCTTTTTAAGAAGAATTGTCGGGTATTCTCTTCAGGTATCCTATGTACTAGATACCGAGGATGTGTTCCATCGTGCTAAGAGGAGGAAAATTTTGAACCAAAGCGGTTTACCACTTGGAGAGGACTCTGTTTGCAGTGATTTGATTAagcaaaggagaaaacaaagataCCAAAATCTTCTCCCCAGCCAATGACATCTTTCACTTACCAGTTACCACCAGAAAACGCTCGTGAATAGAGTAACTTCGCACTTTTTGAGAGATAAAAGGTTGCCCATTCTTTGCTTGTTATACTCAGCATTGAGCTTTGTCAGAAGAGAAGGAACATGATGAGATGGCTCTCACTTCTGTTGCTATCTCTGGTCCCTGTTGTATTctcacagaaaagaaaaagggagGGAGGGGAAAAATCGAAGGAATACTAAAAGGATTTAACTGCCCAAGCCTTCAAAGTCTTGTTTCCCTAATTGtgtatataagcattttgtatGTTGTAACATTAACTcaaaatttcttctttctttactcCTATTCTTTCCAACATTAATCTGAATGAAAAATTTGTTCCTGTATCTCCATTGTTTACATCTAATTATATCTTGCCAATGGGTCACTAAAGACCGAGCTAATGTGGAGCTTCTTTTAACCGGCAAGCTCACTGATTGGTGGACGGTCCATGATGTCTGCTGCAGCTGCTGCGCTGCGTTGCAGGACCGGGTCAATATCAGGCAACTTAGGAATCTGAGCCAAGAGATCAATGGTGCGTCGTAACAGACGAGCAAGATCACCTTCGTCCATTGCACATTCCATCATCATTTCTTTCCAACTTAATCCAGAAGCCCAAGCTTCAACCATACCGGAGAACTGAACATCCAAACAACATGGAATCATGACCTCGTGCTTCTCTTGAAGCTTTATAAGAGAGTTTCTCTGTTCTTGTAAGAAATTAACCATGTCTACTACTGTATCAGATGGCTCGTAAATATAGTTGTTGTCTCTCCAAGGTCGAACTTTTATGCCCTCTGAAACTAAACTTGCACATACACCAGCTAATTGAGGAGGCTTGAGATCCACCAGGGCTTTGTTCCGGAGNNNNNNNNNNNNNNNNNNNNNNNNNNNNNNNNNNNNNNNNNNNNNNNNNNNNNNNNNNNNNNNNNNNNNNNNNNNNNNNNNNNNNNNNNNNNNNNNNNNNNNNNNNNNNNNNNNNNNTGTGGAGCCTCTTTTAACCGGCAAGCTCACTGATTGGTGGACGGTCCATGATGTCTGCTGCAGCTGCTGCGCTACGTTGCAAGACCGGGTCAATATCAGGCAACTTAGGAATCTGAGCCAAGAGATCAATGGTGCGTCGTAACAGACGAGCAAGATCACCTTCGTCCATTGCACATTCCATCATCATTTCTTTCCAACTTAATCCAGAAGCCCAAGCTTCAACCATACCAGAGAACTGAACGTCCAAACAACATGGAATCATAACCTCGTGCTTCTCTTGAAGCTTTATAAGAGAGTTTCTCTGTTCTTGTAAGAAATTAACCATGTCTACTACTGTATCAGATGGCTCGTAAATATAGTTGTTGTCTCTCCAAGGTCGGACTTTTATGCCCTCTGAAACTAAACTTGCACATACACCAGCTAATTGAGGAGGCTTGAGATCCACCAGGGCTTTGTTCCGGAGTACCATTGCAAGCCAGAGCTCGTTTTCTCCTCGGATTGCAGCAGCTGTTTCTCCCAGAGGAAATATCAGGTGTGTGTTAATGTCCAATGCTCTGCTTTCGTGAATCACATTGCTTATGCGCATGAAATCTTTCCAACCAGACGGTTCAATCTGCTCTAAACGGTTTATGAGGCGTCTGGATCTCGCCTTGAGCCGTTTCATCTTCTCAACCGTCAGATTAGCGTTCTCTAGAATTTTCCTGTACTCTCTGAACCCTGATGACCgagacatcttcttcttcaaacgaGACACTTTGCTCCTTTGTTCCCTGTACTGTTCCGCAGCATTATCATACTCTTGGGATATATGTAAgacctcttcttctttggaaAGGCTGCTTAGGACAGGTACGTTTAAACTCCATGACCATGTCTCTAGAGATCCTTCCAATCTCCACAAACTTCCAAGTTCGGATTCAGCTAGTTTATCCCACTGCATATCTGCTTTATCCAGGAGAGTCTTCATGATTTCTCGAGGCAAAGCATCTCCAAGCGCTAAAGCAATGTTAGGGAAACCAGTTCTGTAGACAGTCCTTATCCACTTCTCAGTAAAGAGATACCAGGAGTTATCAGAGCCAAGGGCCACATAGTAAGATGGGTTAACAATAGGCTTTCCAGGTTCATTTGCCGCCAGCTCATCCTCAATTACGTTCGACGCAAAAGACTCATCCAAAGATATCATCTTCTGAAGTTTGGAACCTTGAAATGAATCGATATGTCCTAAGTAAACAGCAGGGACTGACTGCTGCTTCCCTTCAGAATCCTTGAACTCCAAACAAATAAATGGTAAGTTACCCTCTTCCATCCCTTTTAAAAGAGGTTTTAGCGCGGAGAACCTTTCGAGTTCCATCCTTCTTCGTGATTCAGCACGCTTGCGTTTCTCCTCCCGCAGCTCTTGCTTCAGTTCAGTGATCTCCTTGTAGTCCCTCGCTGAAAGAAGTTTCTTACTCTTCTTATCTATTGCTTCATCGCTTATTTCGGATGACAGAATCTCGATCTTCTTGTCAATTTCAGCAAGTTCCTCCTTTGCGGCAACCATCACATTGCTGCTCACATAGTTTCCAAAACTCTTTTCAACTAATTTCTTGGCTTCTTCCAGACTTCTCCCTGCTTGTAAGACTTTCCCGTCCTCATTTCCACTTGATTTACGAGTAACTTTTGAACCAGCTACCAGATTCAGCACCATGCCATATGAAGCAGTAAACTGTGACACGAGAGGTTTAACTCCAGCAAAAACAAGTTTGCAGCACTCTTCAGCGCCTTCAAAAGCAGTCTGAACCAGCACAGTATAACCCTTCTCATCAATGCCTCTACGTCCAGCACGTCCAGCCATCTGGAACAATTCGTTAGGACCCAACTGTATTCGTTCACTACCAGCCTTTTTGGTTAGACACGAAATAACAGCCGTTCTAGCGGGCATGTTTATTCCAGCAGCAAGTGTCTCAGTAGCAAAGACTACCTTAACAAGTCCTCGCTGAAACAGTTCCTCAATGAAAGATTTCCAAAGAGGTAGACAACCTGCATGATGCGCAGCGATTCCCCTAAGCAGTCCTTTATCTGCACTCTCTCTCACTGCATCTGGATAAAGAACGCGAAACTTCTTCAAGGCCAACTCAACCTCGCTCTTCTCGCAATCATCTAAAAGCTGAAAATTTTCAACATACTGTACAGCTGCATCACATCCTCTACGGTTAAATATGAACCATATCGCTGGTAACATATTTTTTCCCTGGAGATGCCATAATGTGTCGCTAATTTGAGGTACCTAGAAGTCAAGACATGGCACAGTCATTAAATTATCATGAGAAAATCATATTCGAATACATTAGAAACCACAAATGCCTAGTTTGCAAGGGTTGTTAAAAAGCATAATGTAATACCTGTGATCGACGAATCTTGTTTATCTCATTCTTTGAAAGAGGATAATCAGTAACGTTCACAAGGTTGTTGTAGCTGATATCACCTCCTCGTTTTTTTGACCTCCTTTTCCTATAcgcgtcatcatcatcatcacgaAATCTAGCTTCTGAGGCAGACAGTTGCAAATAATTGAGAGACAGCTTCCTGATCCAATTAATAAAGCCTCCTCCAATTAttatcaaagtaaaatattcAACAACACATGTTGATGATAAAGTACAGAGTTGAACAAGTTACCTATTCACGTTTGTCCCTCTCTCATCAAGCAGAGGTAATAAAGAACGTTTTGTTGAGAAGTACCAAGTTAATGGAACTGGGCGTCTTGTTGATGTTACCAACTCGGTTTTACCATGTATCTGAGACCAAAACACAGAAACGGCTAGCACATCTTAGATAACCAGTGGCTAAAGAATCTAAGGATTGCTACCATTGTAATAGTAGTAGTTTACGAGAAATTGAGATACTTCATCagcaaaacaatatttattCTGCTTGACAATAGACGATATGTGACAGTGAACATGACATTAGGTACATTGTTAAAACTGCTTACGATAGGAACATGATAACGAAATGCATTCCCGTAAGGAAAATGTGTACAAACTCACCTCGCCAATCCAACCAGCTAATTCATCAGGGTTTGCAACTGTAGCTGATAGGCATATAAGTTGAACCTCCTTTGGGCAATAAATAACCTGAGCTCGTAATAAATAAAAGCAACTGAGTCAGACACTCAACTGATAAAGCCTTTTTTGGAGGAACGAAGAGAAACagtggaagaagaaactcaCAATCTCTTCCCACACAGTTCCCCTAGATATGTCACTTAAATAATGAACCTCATCCAAAACAATTGCATCAACATGAAAAAGTCCAGTTCCTGAAGAAGCCATTCCAACACTAAAGATACCAGGATTAAAAGGAGCTTCCCAACAGGCCAGATAGATACACACAAAGAGAGCTACAACAGTTTAAA is a genomic window containing:
- the LOC104750856 gene encoding paired amphipathic helix protein Sin3-like 4 (The sequence of the model RefSeq protein was modified relative to this genomic sequence to represent the inferred CDS: added 49 bases not found in genome assembly); amino-acid sequence: MVGGSSAQKLTTNDALAYLKAVKDKFQDKREKYDEFLEVMKDFKAQRVDTTGVIVRVKELFKGNRELILGFNTFLPKGFEITLLPEDDQPTPKKPVEFEEAISFVNKIKTRFQGDDRVYKSFLDILNMYRKENKSITEVYHEVAILFRDHHDLFGEFTHFLPDTSATASTNDSLKIPLRDRGIKSFPTMRQIDLDKKDRIVTSHPDRALKTEHMDVDHERPLLKESKEEVRRIDKKNDYMDERDRKDFRGIEHDSQKDHFLNKKKLTLRDDDSAEVSNHAIPSSSTYDEKGHSQELAFVDRVKAKLDTADNQEFLRCLNLYSKEIISQPELQSLVRNLIGVYPDLMDAFRVFLAQCDKNDGLLSGIVSKKSLWSEGKCPQPTKSQDIETDREREKIQRYRERDREKERLEKAAASQKWAKPISELDLSNCEQCTPSYRLLPKNYPIPIASQKMEIGSQVLNDHWVSVTSGSEDYSFKHMRKNQYEESLFKCEDDRFELDMLLESVVSATNRVEELLAKMNSNELKTDTPICIEDHLTALNLRCIERLYGDHGLDVLDLLRKNAYLALPVILTRLKQKQEEWSRCRTEFNKVWADIYTKNYHRSLDHRSFYFKQQDSKNLSTKALLAEIKEISEKNRTEDDALLALAAGNRRTISSNMSFDYQDPDLHEDLYQLIKYSCGEMCSTEQLDKVMKVWTEFLEPLFGVPSRPQGAEDRQDAVKSTNQNSKSGSASEGSPQNGTSVANSMRLNGPQKVNDTNQVRQASDLDKDVTSSKTSDACDNTQNDKMPKNLTKPDERPETKQAVSIERAHNSNAPPVDGLLPQRNGKTSIVSITGLSGSNPKPSALTSGMEMELKPNHVNGPRLEIGENGVILNGTLAEISNNQRSNEGFAGQTKVEREEGELSPTGEFEEDNFAVHAENELETLSKIKENDDANADDEGDASAPRSSDGSGNTSQNGDVSGTDSGDGEDCYREDDMDHNNKAESEGEAEEGMSDAHDGAEGDKPVLSMSIRNMLHVKPLAKYVPPALRDKDKDDSRKNSKVFYGNDSFYVLFRLHQILYDRVLSAKINSSSPEKKWKTSNSTNPADSYARFMNALYNLLDGTSDNSKFEDDCRAIIGTQSYILFTLDKLIYKLIKHLQVVAADEMDNRLQQLYAYEKSRKPEKFLDAVYYENTRVLLPDEDIYRIECDLSTPTKLSIQLLDYGHDKLDVTSISMDPTFATYLHNVFLSDQPNAKESPRIYLKRNKRKNGGNSELCTTDEVKTINGLECKITCSSSKVSYVLDTEDVFHRAKRRKILNQSGLPLGEDSVCSDLIKQRRKQRYQNLLPSQ